A window of Methanolobus sediminis contains these coding sequences:
- a CDS encoding dihydrolipoyl dehydrogenase → MKEYDLIVIGSGSGMNYVNAMLDANPEMKVALVDKDEPGGICLTRGCIPSKMLLYPAELVRDIEKAEKFGINVSIEKIDFKAIMERMRSTISSNIEGVKQGYTYMPRMHFYNEAAEFVSPYTMKVGEEIISGKMIFLCTGSKPSIPPVKGLADVAYLTSDDVLKLTELPESLAIIGGGYIAAEYGHFFSSMGSKVTIIGRNARIIPEEEPEISALAKKMMSEYMDILTNCEVVEVKDSSEGKVVVAKDRETGEEKEVIASVILVATGRSPNTDILKPELGGVETDKRGWIKVNENLETSSKNVWAFGDANGKYLFKHVANHESTVVYYNAILKKNMKADYHAVPYAVFSYPEISGVGMTERQAVEEYGQDNIMLGFYRFQETAKGIAMSLEDEFVKIIFEGQTQKILGAHIIGPEASVLIHQIIPLMYTEGQNASPIMYAMDIHPSLSEVIKRAFYSRMPPLEYHMIMQAYGLEEAE, encoded by the coding sequence ATGAAAGAATATGATCTGATAGTAATTGGTTCCGGCTCAGGTATGAATTATGTAAATGCAATGCTTGATGCGAATCCTGAAATGAAAGTTGCATTGGTCGATAAAGATGAACCCGGCGGAATATGTCTCACAAGAGGCTGCATTCCTTCAAAGATGCTTCTCTATCCTGCAGAGCTTGTAAGGGACATTGAAAAAGCAGAAAAATTTGGCATCAACGTTTCAATTGAAAAAATTGATTTCAAAGCTATAATGGAAAGAATGCGTTCTACGATATCATCAAATATAGAAGGCGTAAAACAAGGTTACACATATATGCCACGTATGCATTTCTATAACGAGGCTGCAGAATTCGTTTCACCCTACACCATGAAGGTAGGCGAGGAGATCATCTCCGGAAAAATGATATTCCTGTGTACCGGTTCAAAACCATCAATTCCTCCGGTAAAAGGGCTTGCTGACGTAGCTTATCTCACAAGTGATGATGTACTGAAACTGACAGAGCTTCCGGAAAGTCTTGCCATAATCGGAGGAGGATATATTGCAGCCGAATACGGTCATTTCTTCTCATCAATGGGTTCAAAAGTCACGATAATCGGCAGGAATGCCCGTATTATTCCTGAAGAGGAACCTGAGATATCAGCCCTTGCAAAGAAAATGATGTCAGAATATATGGATATCCTGACTAATTGCGAGGTTGTTGAAGTTAAGGACTCATCCGAAGGAAAGGTTGTAGTTGCAAAAGACCGTGAAACCGGTGAAGAAAAAGAGGTTATTGCATCTGTAATACTTGTGGCAACAGGCAGGAGTCCTAACACCGACATACTCAAGCCTGAACTTGGAGGTGTCGAGACTGATAAACGTGGTTGGATAAAGGTTAATGAAAACCTTGAAACAAGTTCAAAGAATGTCTGGGCTTTTGGAGACGCCAATGGTAAATACCTGTTCAAGCACGTGGCAAATCATGAGTCTACTGTTGTCTACTACAATGCTATCCTGAAAAAGAACATGAAGGCAGATTACCACGCAGTTCCATATGCTGTTTTTTCATATCCGGAGATCTCCGGAGTCGGAATGACAGAAAGGCAGGCAGTTGAAGAGTATGGACAAGACAACATTATGCTTGGTTTTTATCGTTTCCAGGAAACTGCAAAAGGTATTGCCATGTCCCTTGAGGATGAGTTTGTAAAAATTATATTTGAAGGGCAGACTCAGAAAATTCTTGGTGCTCATATTATTGGTCCTGAAGCTTCAGTGCTTATCCATCAGATAATCCCTTTGATGTACACCGAAGGTCAGAATGCCAGTCCGATTATGTATGCAATGGATATTCATCCTTCACTTAGTGAGGTCATCAAAAGAGCATTCTACTCAAGGATGCCTCCTCTTGAGTATCACATGATAATGCAGGCTTATGGATTGGAAGAAGCGGAGTAA
- a CDS encoding glycine betaine ABC transporter substrate-binding protein, whose translation MKSQIKILAVIMMLAILVMVSGCADQETANAQTDQEATDTVKEATIGYVLWDGEIASTNVMKLVLEQAGYDVEIIAVDAGALYQGLADSQFDFTTSAWLPQTQKNYWETYGDDIDSVAVNLEDCRIGLVVPTYVTIDSIEELNDNKDMFDGEIIGIDPGAGIMSTTETAIENYSLDYTLISSSSAGMTAELKSSIADEKWVVVTLWSPHWAFNSFDLKYLDDPNGVYGQADHVETLARKELAKDDPELYGIISRFHWTHDDIQSVMSDLADGVPEEEAAQKWVDANQDKVNEWLGEN comes from the coding sequence ATGAAAAGTCAAATTAAAATCCTTGCAGTAATCATGATGCTTGCCATCCTTGTTATGGTAAGTGGATGCGCTGACCAGGAAACCGCAAATGCACAAACCGATCAAGAAGCTACTGATACCGTTAAGGAAGCAACTATAGGTTATGTCCTCTGGGACGGAGAGATAGCCAGTACCAATGTCATGAAACTTGTCCTTGAACAAGCTGGTTATGATGTTGAGATCATCGCCGTTGATGCAGGCGCACTCTACCAGGGACTTGCAGATAGCCAGTTCGATTTTACAACTTCTGCATGGCTCCCACAGACCCAGAAGAACTACTGGGAAACATATGGAGATGACATTGACAGTGTTGCAGTTAATCTTGAAGACTGCCGTATTGGCCTTGTAGTTCCAACATATGTGACTATTGATTCTATTGAGGAGCTTAACGATAACAAAGATATGTTCGATGGAGAGATCATTGGTATTGATCCTGGAGCTGGTATCATGTCTACAACTGAAACTGCAATCGAGAACTATAGTCTTGATTATACCCTTATTTCAAGCAGTAGTGCAGGAATGACAGCTGAACTTAAGAGTTCTATTGCAGACGAGAAGTGGGTTGTTGTAACACTCTGGTCACCTCACTGGGCATTTAACAGCTTTGACCTGAAATACCTTGATGATCCAAATGGTGTTTATGGACAGGCTGACCACGTAGAGACACTCGCAAGAAAGGAACTCGCAAAAGATGACCCTGAACTTTATGGAATAATAAGCAGATTCCACTGGACTCATGATGATATTCAGTCAGTAATGTCTGACCTTGCAGACGGCGTACCAGAGGAAGAAGCTGCTCAGAAATGGGTAGATGCGAACCAGGATAAAGTCAATGAATGGCTTGGAGAGAACTAA
- a CDS encoding ABC transporter permease, which translates to MVLPELPIGETVESGVYWLNDNFGFLMDIFSDIIDLLISGFKDALLFLPPFAFIILAAVLIYLVSRKNIKLAIGSAFGLLLIDMMGLWTLSMETIALVLSSALVALLIGIPTGILAAKNETAFHIVKPILDFMQTMPSFVYLIPAVIFFGLGNVPGLVATIVFAMPPAIRLTNLGIRQVPVELEEVATAFGTTSLQKLLKVELPVALPTIMAGVNQCIMLSLSMVVIAAMIGARGLGYQVLVGIQRVDIGQGFEAGLGIVIIAIILDRLTQNITPKK; encoded by the coding sequence ATGGTCTTACCTGAGCTTCCCATAGGGGAAACAGTAGAATCAGGAGTTTACTGGCTGAATGACAATTTCGGTTTTTTGATGGATATCTTCAGTGATATCATCGATCTGCTAATATCCGGTTTTAAGGATGCTTTGTTATTTTTACCACCTTTTGCATTCATTATTCTGGCTGCAGTTCTTATCTACCTGGTTTCCAGGAAAAATATAAAACTTGCAATCGGAAGCGCATTCGGACTTTTACTAATAGATATGATGGGGCTGTGGACTCTTTCCATGGAAACCATTGCTCTTGTATTGTCGTCGGCTCTTGTGGCTTTATTAATTGGTATTCCAACAGGAATTCTGGCTGCAAAGAATGAAACGGCATTCCACATTGTCAAACCGATACTTGACTTCATGCAGACAATGCCTTCGTTTGTTTACCTGATACCTGCAGTCATATTCTTCGGACTTGGAAATGTTCCAGGTCTTGTGGCAACCATTGTGTTTGCAATGCCACCTGCAATTCGTCTGACAAATCTAGGTATTCGCCAAGTTCCAGTAGAACTTGAAGAAGTTGCAACTGCCTTTGGGACAACATCATTACAAAAACTCCTCAAAGTTGAACTTCCCGTTGCTTTACCTACAATAATGGCGGGTGTGAACCAGTGTATCATGCTATCACTATCAATGGTAGTTATCGCTGCTATGATAGGTGCCCGTGGACTTGGTTATCAGGTGCTTGTGGGAATTCAGAGAGTAGACATTGGCCAGGGATTTGAAGCTGGTCTTGGAATTGTGATCATTGCTATAATTCTTGACAGGCTGACACAGAACATTACTCCTAAAAAATGA
- a CDS encoding quaternary amine ABC transporter ATP-binding protein, producing MTIHRKKKIEVRNLVKIFGKNPQKAISLVEQGVSKQEIFERTKQTVGLYNVSFDVYEGETFVLMGLSGSGKSTLLRCLNRLIEPSDGHILIDGDDIATMDDKELRETRRKKLSMVFQGFALLPHRTVIDNVAFGLEIQGVSKEERYPKAEDAVAKVGLKGYESSKTSQLSGGMQQRVGLARALATDPDVLLMDEAFSALDPLIRSEMQDELLALQDKMKKTIVFVSHDLDEALKLGDRIAIMKDGVIAQIGTAEEILTEPADDYVSEFVAGVDRTKILTAENVMKRPEPVVSINAGLKVALQLMKKHGISSIFVVDPEKVIKGILFIDDAVAAVKDKKTLQDVLVTDILSVKPDVPIKEIIPVMSDSSSPLAVINENNKLIGVIVRGSILGALAITEGDQNGLT from the coding sequence ATTACAATTCATAGAAAAAAGAAAATAGAAGTCCGTAATCTTGTCAAGATTTTTGGCAAAAACCCTCAAAAAGCAATTTCTTTAGTTGAGCAAGGCGTTTCTAAACAGGAAATTTTTGAAAGGACAAAACAGACGGTTGGTCTGTATAATGTCAGTTTTGATGTTTACGAAGGAGAAACTTTTGTTCTTATGGGGCTTTCCGGCTCAGGAAAATCAACTCTTTTACGCTGCCTTAACCGTCTTATTGAGCCAAGTGACGGACACATTCTGATCGATGGTGATGACATTGCCACCATGGATGATAAGGAACTCAGGGAAACCAGGAGAAAAAAGCTGAGCATGGTATTCCAGGGCTTTGCACTTCTTCCTCATCGAACCGTGATCGACAATGTGGCTTTTGGTCTTGAGATACAGGGTGTATCTAAAGAAGAGAGATACCCAAAAGCTGAAGATGCTGTCGCAAAAGTTGGGCTTAAAGGTTACGAATCCAGTAAAACATCACAATTGAGTGGAGGAATGCAACAAAGAGTAGGACTTGCAAGGGCTCTTGCTACTGACCCTGATGTCCTGCTTATGGATGAAGCATTCAGTGCGCTTGACCCTCTTATCAGGTCTGAGATGCAGGATGAATTACTTGCACTTCAGGATAAGATGAAAAAAACCATTGTCTTTGTTTCACACGACCTTGACGAAGCACTGAAACTCGGTGACCGTATTGCCATTATGAAAGATGGTGTCATAGCCCAGATAGGCACTGCAGAAGAGATACTTACTGAACCTGCAGATGACTACGTTTCAGAATTTGTTGCCGGTGTTGACAGAACAAAAATACTAACTGCTGAGAATGTGATGAAAAGACCTGAACCTGTTGTTTCTATCAATGCAGGACTTAAAGTTGCACTCCAGCTAATGAAGAAACACGGAATATCCTCGATATTTGTGGTTGACCCTGAAAAGGTGATCAAGGGGATACTCTTTATTGATGATGCCGTTGCGGCGGTGAAAGACAAGAAAACACTGCAAGATGTGTTAGTTACAGATATCTTATCTGTGAAACCTGACGTGCCTATCAAGGAAATCATTCCTGTGATGTCAGACTCTTCCAGTCCGCTTGCAGTGATTAATGAAAACAACAAACTCATAGGAGTTATTGTCAGAGGCAGCATACTTGGTGCTCTGGCGATCACGGAGGGTGATCAGAATGGTCTTACCTGA
- a CDS encoding alkaline phosphatase, producing MDKRHNVLFALFIVCMLVLGSAASAMAGNNNKLNDGDDYKNSGQYNSNENSEKKIKNIIVMVPDGCDQSVQTLARWYSGEDLQLDSMVSGMVKTYMADSIITDSASAATAFSTGYKTSNGFLSVGPNSETLLSTIDESEVAEEYVPLATVLEGAKLEGKATGLVATSEIPHATPAAFASHVDSRKSYDDIIEQMVYENIDVVFAGGEDFLNDSRGDGENLIDVLESRDYQFITTADELKDVESRKVWGMFAGTSMSPEMSRTDEEPTIAEMTTKAIDLLSEDQDGFFLMVEGSQVDWAGHANDATYMVTDFLAFDEAVEAAVDFAEEDGHTLVIVFPDHNTGGLTIGNDETNKNGDLHYTELSVEELVDPLMGEEGEVVVGWTTGGHCGDDVPLWSYGPDRPIGLFDNTELATYVADAFGFVLDDVSDELFVDVEEAFPGMWELDTTDAKNPVLVITYENKVAELPVNKNVMTIDGGEETELNGVVVYAPKADDGNGKVFIPQEAVDLLKSKNNK from the coding sequence ATGGATAAAAGACATAATGTATTATTTGCGTTATTTATTGTATGCATGCTTGTTCTTGGAAGCGCCGCTTCCGCTATGGCTGGCAATAATAACAAATTAAATGATGGCGATGATTACAAAAACTCAGGCCAGTACAACTCAAACGAGAACTCTGAAAAGAAGATCAAAAACATTATCGTAATGGTACCTGACGGATGCGACCAGAGTGTCCAGACACTTGCTCGCTGGTATAGTGGCGAAGACCTCCAGCTTGACAGCATGGTTTCCGGAATGGTAAAAACATACATGGCAGATTCAATTATCACAGACTCTGCATCTGCTGCAACTGCTTTCTCAACTGGTTACAAGACATCTAACGGATTCCTCAGTGTAGGACCTAACAGCGAAACACTTCTCAGTACAATCGATGAATCTGAAGTCGCAGAAGAATATGTACCTCTTGCAACTGTTCTTGAAGGTGCAAAGCTTGAAGGTAAGGCAACAGGTCTTGTTGCAACCTCAGAAATTCCACATGCTACACCTGCAGCTTTTGCTTCACACGTAGACTCAAGAAAGTCCTATGATGACATTATCGAACAGATGGTCTACGAAAACATTGATGTAGTATTTGCCGGTGGAGAAGATTTCCTCAATGACTCACGTGGTGACGGAGAAAACCTCATTGATGTTCTTGAAAGCAGAGACTACCAATTCATTACAACAGCAGACGAACTTAAAGATGTTGAATCCAGAAAAGTTTGGGGAATGTTTGCAGGAACATCCATGTCTCCTGAAATGAGCCGCACAGATGAAGAACCAACAATTGCAGAAATGACCACAAAAGCTATTGACCTTCTTTCCGAAGACCAGGATGGTTTCTTCCTCATGGTAGAAGGCAGCCAGGTTGACTGGGCAGGACACGCAAATGATGCAACATACATGGTAACTGATTTCCTTGCATTCGATGAAGCGGTGGAAGCAGCTGTTGACTTTGCAGAAGAAGATGGACACACATTAGTAATCGTCTTCCCTGACCACAACACCGGTGGATTGACAATCGGTAACGATGAAACAAACAAAAACGGTGACTTGCATTACACTGAACTTTCAGTTGAAGAGCTTGTTGACCCTCTTATGGGTGAAGAAGGCGAAGTTGTAGTCGGATGGACAACCGGTGGACACTGCGGTGACGATGTACCTCTCTGGTCATACGGTCCTGACAGGCCAATAGGTCTTTTCGACAACACAGAACTTGCAACATACGTAGCTGACGCATTTGGATTCGTCCTTGATGATGTCAGTGATGAGCTCTTTGTAGATGTCGAGGAAGCATTCCCGGGAATGTGGGAACTTGATACGACAGATGCAAAGAACCCTGTACTTGTGATCACATACGAGAACAAGGTTGCTGAACTTCCTGTAAACAAGAATGTTATGACCATTGATGGAGGAGAAGAGACTGAGCTCAATGGTGTCGTTGTCTATGCTCCAAAGGCTGACGATGGAAATGGAAAAGTATTCATTCCACAGGAAGCTGTTGACCTTTTAAAGAGCAAGAACAACAAGTGA